The nucleotide sequence ACCCAAAACACTTATAAATACCCTTGGAAGGGGTTACTGTAAAAGAAGGTGTTTTTTCATTGTGAAAAGGGCAGCAAGCCATCAGATATTGCCCCTTTTTCTTAAGGGTAATAAAGTCAGACACAACCTCCTCTATGGAAACATGCTGATGGACCTGATCTATTATTTCTGGAGATATTCGCATATAAAACGGAAATAGCCTACTAATTTAAGGAATCTTATTTAAAGCAGGAATAAGCAAAAGAACTTTCTATTGAACATATTGAGTTTAACGTTATACTTAGAGTTTTTATACTTCGAACCATTACCATAAAAACTTTTTTATTAAATTAACGGGATATAAGAAAATAACCTATGGGCAAAGAATTTAAAACACCTTCACAAATTATATATGTATGTACGGGAAGCAAATGTGGCAAGAGGGGCGGCAAAGAGATAAGCAAGCTTTTCAAAAGCCATATTAAAGATAATGGGCTAAAAAACGAGATAGAGGTTATAAAAACAGACTGTACAGACCGCTGCAAATTTGCTCCGGTCATGTGTTTTCAACCTCAAAACAAGTGGTACCACCAACTCAGCTTGCCAGAAGCCATGAAAGCTTTTGAAGAAGAAACAGGTGAGAAAAAACTTGGGTAATTTCTGCCCAAAAGTCTAAAGAATAAAAAAGCCTGAAGATCAATTCCTCAGGCTTTTTTTTATAATTAATTATTTATATTACCCTTCATATTTAAGGTTTTTGACTTGTTTGTCAATCATGAATGTACCTACACCTTCTTCACCAATTACATCAAACAGTTCAAGCGCTCTTCTTGCAATGTACTCTTCTTCAATCTGCTCATTCAAGAACCACTGAAGGAAATTAACAGTAGTAAAGTCCTTGGCTTTGTAACAACGGTCTACAATCATATTGATAGACTGAGTGATAGAAATTTCATGCTCAAGGGCAGTTTCAAAAACACTCTTTAAAGATTCGAAATCTTGCTGAACAGCAGGCAAGTCAGGAGAAATAGCTTTACCTCCCACATCATTAATATATTTAAAAAGCTTCAGCATATGCTCGCGCTCTTCGCCAGACTGCTTGTAAAAGTGATCAGCGCTGTAGTCATAACCTTTTTGGTCGCACCAAGAAGCCATGGCCAGATAAGCAGAAGAAGACACTGCTTCTCTTTTCACCTGCTCGTTTAGCAAGTTTTCTATTTCTTCAGTTAAAGAAGTTCTGAGTCTTAATAAGTCTTTCATAATTTCCAGTATTTAGGATAAAAAATTCCCTAAGAGCAACCCCTTTGGGAATACTTATGTTTATTAACACTCAAATTTACGTGAAAGTTTGCAATTCTGTTATAACAGAATGAAATATGGAATAAGTCTAAATTGACTTAAGGAGGCAAAAGGGGCGATATCTAACTTCTTACTTTAACATGAAATTAAACAGGAATACTATAAAGACGTTCGTATATAATGCTATTCAGCTCAAGCATAACTTTAGCCCCAGACAAGAGTTCCTTAAACTGAATCACATCCCTAACAGTAAGTACATAACAGTTTTGGATGCCACATGGCGCTACTACTTCCACATCGGCAGCTCTGGAAGGATTTTCAAGCATAGAGTGTACATCTATTTTTTCTACCATCTTTTTAAGACAGGTAAAAAACGGTACATTAAGCTCAGCCGTCGTGCCTGCAAATTCAACGATAAGCCTACGATTTTTATCAGACTGATAAACACACCCTGCCGAAGTGCGGTAAATCTCTTGAAGGTCAGACTTTCCTGTCATTGGTAAAAAGATTAAGTAAAGAATTATTCCTAATATCTATTACAAAAATAAACACTATTTGTAATTAGTCCAAATAAATTCATCACAATAACACCACCATGCAAAGAATAATTCAAATCCAGTGGCGAAAGTCAACTTATTAAAAAGATTATTTGTTACTAAATTTAGCTAAAACAATTAACTTGCATTGAGAATCACCAATACCTAATAAAATTATGAGCCTCACAAAAGACGATATAAGAAAAGCGCTAAGCACAGTACAAGAGCCCGACTTAAAGAAAGACCTGATAACGCTCGATATGGTAAAAGATATTGAGGTACAGGGAAACAAAGCCTCTTTTACCGTAGTCTTGACCACCCCTGCTTGTCCGCTGAAAGAAGTAATAAGAAAGGATTGCGTGGATGCTGTCCATAAACATGTAGGAGAATCAGTAAACGTTGAAGTGAACTTTACTGCCGATGTTACGAGTGTGCGTACAGGTCCTGTTTTACCAGGCGTCAAAAATATAATAGCTGTAGCCTCTGGAAAAGGTGGCGTAGGGAAGTCAACTGTTACGGCAAACTTGGCCATAGCCCTTGCTAAAACCGGTGCCAGTGTAGGTTTGATAGATGCTGACATCTTTGGCCCTTCTATGCCGGTCATGTTTGGCCTGGAAGACGAAAAGCCAAGGATTGAGGAAGATGAAGCAGGCAAGCAGCAAATCATCCCACTGGAGCAGTATGGTGTCAAACTTATGTCTATAGGCTTTCTGACCCCTGCTGAAAGCGCCGTTGTCTGGAGAGGTCCTATGGCAAGTTCGGCACTGAAGCAAATTATCGGTGACTCTAAATGGGGCGAGCTAGATTACTTACTTGTAGACTTACCTCCAGGGACCAGCGACATACACCTAACTTTGGTTCAAAGCGTTCCGGTAACAGGTGCTATTATAGTCACTACGCCACAAAAAGTAGCCATGGCAGATGCTATCAAAGGTCTGGCCATGTTCGTACAGCCACAAATCAATGTGCCAGTACTTGGTGTTGTAGAAAATATGGCGTATTTTACACCCGCAGAACTTCCTGATAATAAGTACTATTTATTTGGAAAAGACGGCGGAAAAGAATTAGCTGAGAAGTTTGATGTACCATTTCTAGGACAAATCCCGTTGGTACAAGGTATAAGGGAGAGTGGAGACTCAGGTCGTCCGGCAGTACTGGATCATGATGTTCATACAAATGCTTTTACCAACTTGGCCCAAACAGTTGCCCAGCAGGTAGCCATTAGAAATGCCACCATGGACTCTACCAAGCCAGTTGAAACAAAAATTTAAACAAGACGTGGAGAATTTAGCTGTGAAATCAGAACTTATAGACAAGATAGAACAGGCACTGGACAGTATCAGGCCTTATCTGGAGGCAGATGGCGGCAATGTGCGGGTATTGGACGTAACAGAAGACAATGTGGTAAAGCTAGAGCTTTTAGGAGCCTGTGGCACTTGTCCTATGTCCCCTATGACACTTAAAGCAGGGGTTGAAGAGGCCATCAAAAAGGCTGTGCCGCAAATTAAAGCCATAGAAGCTATTAATACTACTAAGTAAAAATAGCCTAACTACTGAACTAATGTCTTTTGGGCTGATGTTTTCAGCCAATAAAAACAATTCTATCATTTAGTATGAGAATAGGTATTTTTTTTGGGGGCCAATCACGGGAAAGGGAAATCTCCTTTGCCGGTGGCCGTACTATATATGACAATTTGAACAAACTCCTCTTTGAGGCTGTGCCTATATTTGTGGACAGTACCGGAAATTTGATCCTTCTGGACTGGCAATATATATACAAAGGTACAATCAGAGATTTTTACCCTCCTTTAGATGCAATTCCTGACTCTCCAAATGGATTTCAAATATATATAGAGTCGCTTGACTCATTGAGCCCAGAAGAACAGGAAAAACTGATCAATAAGGTAGGCAGAAAAGTTTCTCCCGACGAACTGGCTCAGCTAATGGATTTTGCCTTCCTTAGCTTGCACGGCCCTTATGGCGAAGACGGGAACCTGCAAGGCATGCTGGAGTGGTACAATATTCCATACTCAGGATGTGGCATTTTGCCTTCAGCCATCGGCATCAACAAATTGGTTCAAAAAGGGATCATGGCCAATGCAAATTTTGCAGGCCCTGTGCATACTACTTTGTCCAAAAAAGATTGGCTCCAAACTGATAATAAAAAAGCGCTTTTCGGCCAGCTTCATGATGCGTTAGGACTCCCTTTTGTCTTGAAAGCACCCTATCAAGGTTCTTCCATTGGAATTGCCGTTGTAAGTGATGACAATATAGAGCAGTTTACCAAATCCGTTAACAAGGCCTTTTTCCTTCATACGATCACAAAATCAGAATGGACGAGCATGCCCACTGAGAAAAAGGTACTTTTTATCCGTCAATTGACCGATATCAGAGAGGGAATTGGCATGCCTGTTATATCCGAAGGTCAGCAAATAAACCATCCTGAGGACTTATTGGCTTACCTTGAAGAACAGTTTGGAAGCTCAGATAAAGACATTACCCTAGAAAGCCTTGACAATGAAGAAACCATCATTGCAGAAAGCTTTTTGAAAGGTAAAGAATTTTCATGCATTGTCATTCAAGACGAAGAAGGCAATCCGTTGGCACTTCCTCCAACAGAAATAATCAAAGGCAACAACCTTTTTGATTACCGATCTAAGTACCTGCCAGGAATGAGCCGTAAGATCACACCTATCAACATTCCTGAAGAACAAATTGAAAACATTAGAAAAGAATGTTCGAGACTGTTTAAAACCTTAAACTGCAATGTTTACGCAAGGATAGACGGCTTTATCAATGAACAAGGCGAGATTTTCCTGAACGACCCTAACACAACCTCAGGTATGCTCCCATCGTCTTTCTTCTTCCACCAGGCAGCCGAAATAGGCATGAACCCAAGTCAGTTCTTGACTTACATCATCAGAACTTCGCTATCTGAAAGGATTAAAACTGGCAAAAAAACATTTAAAATGAAGCAGTTGCTGAATGGGCTTGATGACAAGCTTCAACAACTAGCTTCTGAAAAAGTGACCAAAAAGAAAGTAGCGGTTATCATGGGAGGTTTTTCTTCAGAAAGGCATATTTCTGTTGAAAGTGGAAGAAACATTTATGAAAAACTTGCTTCCAGCAAAAAATATGAACCGATACCTGTTTTCTTAACAGGAAGTGAAGAGGCGCACGAGCTATACGTTATTCCGGTAAATATCATGCTAAAGGACAATGCCGATGATATCAAGGAAAAAGTAAAAGCCAGCAGCTATGAAAAACACCCGCTGCTTAAGAAAATAGTAACCGAAGCGAATGACATTACCAAAAAATACGTAAGCAACATTATATCGCAACCACAACGCATCAACTATGAAGACTTGTCTAAAATGGTAGATGCCGTATTCATTGCGTTACATGGCCGGCCAGGCGAAGACGGGGCTGTTCAAAACGAACTAGAAAAATATGCAGTGCCATATAATGGTTCAGGCATAGAAAGCTCTCAAACCACCATCAACAAGTTTGAGACCAACAGGATACTCCGTGAAAATGGTGTAAAAGTAGCCAACCATATGCTAATCATGCTGAATGAATGGCAAAAAGATGCGCAAAGCGTCTTGGACAAGGTCGAGTCTGGCTTCTCTTACCCAATTATAGCCAAACCTGCCGATGATGGCTGTAGTTCAGCAGTAAAAAAAATCAAAAGCAGGGAAGAGTTAGAAGCTTTCACCAAATTGATATTTGGCCTGGAGGATATACACGACTCCCCTTCCGCCAAGCTTTTAAATATTAAGTACAATGAGGAGTTCCCGCAAAAAACCTTCTTTTTGATAGAAGACCTTGTTTCCAAAGGGAACGCCAAGCACTTCTTGGAGATAACCGGCGGTCTAATGACCCAATATAACGACAAAGGAGAAGTAAGGTATGAGGTTTTTGAACCTTCTGAAGCCTTGGCCAGTGGCGATGTGCTTTCTCTTGAAGAAAAATTCCTTGCCGGAGAAGGACAAAATATCACCCCGGCGCGTTTTGCTTCAGACCCGGAAAGCTATAAGAAAATAGCCTCACAGGTAAAGGCCGAGCTTGAGAAAACGGCAAAAATACTTAATGTACAAGGTTATGCAAGAATAGATGCTTTTGTGCGCATCTATGACGACTTACGTACAGAAACAATAATCATTGAGGTAAACTCGTTACCAGGTATGACGCCAGCCACCTGCATATTTCATCAGACGGCTATTAGCGGGTACAAGCCTTATGATTTTATTGATAAAATTCTGACATTTGGAATCCACAGAGAACAAAACCGTCCAAAACATGCAGTTCAAGGCAAATAAATTATTAAAAACAGGACTACACCTGGGCATTATGGCTTCTATAGTCTTTGTCCTTGCAATGATATTTTTCTATTACTACTTGCCCAATACTACTCGGCATGGAGAAAGTATAACAGTGCCTTCTATTGCGGGCATGACCATAGATGAAGTAGAGCAGTACCTGACGACCAGAGAGCTCCGCTATCAAATCAACGATTCTGCCTACTCGTCAGAGGTTAAACCACATACGGTTATCAGCCAACATCCGGCACCTGGCTCCAAAGTAAAGCAGAACAGAAAAATATATATAACAGTAAGCTCCAAAATACCGCCATTGGTAAAAATGCCCAATCTCAAAGATTTCTCATTGAGAAATGCGGAAATGGCGTTGAAAAGCTATGGTTTACTCATGGAGGTAAAATATGTTCCAAGCCCGTTTTCTAACCTTGTACTGGAACAACACTTTAAAGGGAAACCTATTGAGGAAGGTACAGAAATATCAAAAGGCTCGAAGATAAAACTATTAGTAGGAAATGGCGTTGGAGAAGACGACCGTGAAATACCTAATATTACCGGTATGCCTTTTGACGAGGCAAAAGTAAAAGTATCTGGCATGGATTTAGAAATAAACCTGATAAGGGAGGAGTTTTCTCCTGATCATGAACCAGGAACCATAATTAAGCAAAAACCAGCCTCTACTCCAGATAAAAAAATGAAGTCTGGAGAAGTAATAGATGTTTGGGTGGCAGAGTAATACCTATACATAATTAAATTAAGTTTTCCATGAAACATATTCTTGCATTTTCAATTAGCTATTTAGTTTGTCTATATGGCTTTGCGCAAGATATTGTAATTAAACCCCTTGAATATGACGAATCGAGGGACAGGAAAACAGAAAACATGCGTATCAATGCGGTTGTTGATACCCTTGCTTTGCCATTTTTCGAAGATTTTTCACAGCTCTCCCGCCATGCCGATACATCTAAATGGATGCCGGGTAGTGGCGTGCATATCAACAGAGAGTACCCTATAAACCCTCCTACTTATAATGCAGCAACCTTTGATGGTCTAGATGCCAATGGAAAACCTTATAGTACAACATTAAATCAGGATGGCACAGCGGACCGTTTAACTTCCCGTCCAATAGATCTTTCTGAAATTCCAGAAGACTATGATTCCTTATACTTTAGCTTTTATTGGCAAGCAGCAGGCAGAGGAGAAAGGCCAGACCCGGGCGACTTTATCAACTTACAGTTTAGGAATGAAAGTGGCGTATGGGAAAATATCTGGACTCAACGAGGAGATACCGCTGCTTTTTCAAACCCAAACCAATTCAAATATAAGTCCATCAAAATTGACGAGCCTGAATATTTATATAAAGGCTTTCAGTTCCGTTTCACCTCCCACGGAAGATTGTCAGGAAATTTTGACGTATGGAATATTGATTATATCTTTTTTAGTAAAGGAAGAGATGGTACACCCTACAATATAGATATGGGGCT is from Cytophagaceae bacterium ABcell3 and encodes:
- a CDS encoding (2Fe-2S) ferredoxin domain-containing protein encodes the protein MGKEFKTPSQIIYVCTGSKCGKRGGKEISKLFKSHIKDNGLKNEIEVIKTDCTDRCKFAPVMCFQPQNKWYHQLSLPEAMKAFEEETGEKKLG
- a CDS encoding ferritin, whose product is MKDLLRLRTSLTEEIENLLNEQVKREAVSSSAYLAMASWCDQKGYDYSADHFYKQSGEEREHMLKLFKYINDVGGKAISPDLPAVQQDFESLKSVFETALEHEISITQSINMIVDRCYKAKDFTTVNFLQWFLNEQIEEEYIARRALELFDVIGEEGVGTFMIDKQVKNLKYEG
- a CDS encoding Mrp/NBP35 family ATP-binding protein yields the protein MSLTKDDIRKALSTVQEPDLKKDLITLDMVKDIEVQGNKASFTVVLTTPACPLKEVIRKDCVDAVHKHVGESVNVEVNFTADVTSVRTGPVLPGVKNIIAVASGKGGVGKSTVTANLAIALAKTGASVGLIDADIFGPSMPVMFGLEDEKPRIEEDEAGKQQIIPLEQYGVKLMSIGFLTPAESAVVWRGPMASSALKQIIGDSKWGELDYLLVDLPPGTSDIHLTLVQSVPVTGAIIVTTPQKVAMADAIKGLAMFVQPQINVPVLGVVENMAYFTPAELPDNKYYLFGKDGGKELAEKFDVPFLGQIPLVQGIRESGDSGRPAVLDHDVHTNAFTNLAQTVAQQVAIRNATMDSTKPVETKI
- a CDS encoding NifU family protein, with product MKSELIDKIEQALDSIRPYLEADGGNVRVLDVTEDNVVKLELLGACGTCPMSPMTLKAGVEEAIKKAVPQIKAIEAINTTK
- a CDS encoding D-alanine--D-alanine ligase, giving the protein MRIGIFFGGQSREREISFAGGRTIYDNLNKLLFEAVPIFVDSTGNLILLDWQYIYKGTIRDFYPPLDAIPDSPNGFQIYIESLDSLSPEEQEKLINKVGRKVSPDELAQLMDFAFLSLHGPYGEDGNLQGMLEWYNIPYSGCGILPSAIGINKLVQKGIMANANFAGPVHTTLSKKDWLQTDNKKALFGQLHDALGLPFVLKAPYQGSSIGIAVVSDDNIEQFTKSVNKAFFLHTITKSEWTSMPTEKKVLFIRQLTDIREGIGMPVISEGQQINHPEDLLAYLEEQFGSSDKDITLESLDNEETIIAESFLKGKEFSCIVIQDEEGNPLALPPTEIIKGNNLFDYRSKYLPGMSRKITPINIPEEQIENIRKECSRLFKTLNCNVYARIDGFINEQGEIFLNDPNTTSGMLPSSFFFHQAAEIGMNPSQFLTYIIRTSLSERIKTGKKTFKMKQLLNGLDDKLQQLASEKVTKKKVAVIMGGFSSERHISVESGRNIYEKLASSKKYEPIPVFLTGSEEAHELYVIPVNIMLKDNADDIKEKVKASSYEKHPLLKKIVTEANDITKKYVSNIISQPQRINYEDLSKMVDAVFIALHGRPGEDGAVQNELEKYAVPYNGSGIESSQTTINKFETNRILRENGVKVANHMLIMLNEWQKDAQSVLDKVESGFSYPIIAKPADDGCSSAVKKIKSREELEAFTKLIFGLEDIHDSPSAKLLNIKYNEEFPQKTFFLIEDLVSKGNAKHFLEITGGLMTQYNDKGEVRYEVFEPSEALASGDVLSLEEKFLAGEGQNITPARFASDPESYKKIASQVKAELEKTAKILNVQGYARIDAFVRIYDDLRTETIIIEVNSLPGMTPATCIFHQTAISGYKPYDFIDKILTFGIHREQNRPKHAVQGK
- a CDS encoding PASTA domain-containing protein; translated protein: MQFKANKLLKTGLHLGIMASIVFVLAMIFFYYYLPNTTRHGESITVPSIAGMTIDEVEQYLTTRELRYQINDSAYSSEVKPHTVISQHPAPGSKVKQNRKIYITVSSKIPPLVKMPNLKDFSLRNAEMALKSYGLLMEVKYVPSPFSNLVLEQHFKGKPIEEGTEISKGSKIKLLVGNGVGEDDREIPNITGMPFDEAKVKVSGMDLEINLIREEFSPDHEPGTIIKQKPASTPDKKMKSGEVIDVWVAE